The Actinomycetes bacterium genomic sequence GCCCCCGTCCAGCAGCGCGAGCAGGTGACCGACGGCCACGCCCAGCCCGTCCACGGGCGGCCGCTCCGGGGGCGGTGCGACGGCGCCGCTGGCACCCCGGCCGAGGCTGTCGAGCAGGGCCGAGGCCACCGACTCGCCGCTCAGGTGGGCGGGGTCGACCGTCCGGACCCAGCCGCGGTCGGCGAACAGGCCGGCCCGGGTCCGCTGCTCGGCGCTGGGTCCGGGCCGGGGGATGACCACGGCCGGGGTGCCCGAGCGCAGGACCTCCACGGTCGTGGAGTACCCGGCCATCGACGCGACCACGTCGGCCGCCCGCATGTAGCTCAGCGGGTCGCGCACGGACTCGAGGACCGTGGCATGCGGGCCGGCCCGCTCGCGCAGCTCGCCCAGGAACGGCTCGGGCAGGAACGGACCGGCCACCAGCGCCGCGGCGCAGGCGTGCTCGGCCCGCACGGCCGGCAGCGCGTCGAGCACCGCGCGCAGCATCGGGTAGCCGTCGGCCCCGCCACCGGCCATTGCCACCACCAGCGCGTGGCCGGGGCCGGCCCCGCTGGTCCGCTCGGCCCTGACCGCGGCGGCGTCCCCGCCCTGGCCGGGGGCGCAGACGTAGCCGGTGTAGCGCAGGCGCTCGGCCACGGTGGGCGGGAAGCCGTACTGCTCGGCCAGGTCGAACACCTCCTGCCGGCCGTAGACGAGCACCAGGTCGTAGTACCGCTCGAGGGCGTCGTAGGCGGCTTCCAGCGCCCACCTCCGCCGGACGACCTCGGGCGCGTCGAGGATGTCGCGCAGGCCGAGGACGATCCGGGTGCCGACGTCGGAGCGGCGCAGCGCCTTGAGGGTGGAGCGCAGCTCGCCCATGGCCCCGTGCGGCATGTGGTCGACGAGCAGGAGGTGGGGCCGGAAGCTCAGCGCGGTGGCGCGCAGCAGGTCCCGCCGCATGGCGTGGACCTGGGCGAAGCGCAGGGGCAGGCCGACCGGCCGCCAGTCGCCCGGGGCCAGCTTCACGATCGAGGGCAGCTTGACGTAGTCCTGCTGGGGCACGGTCCCGAAGAACTGGCCGAGCGGCGAGTCGGCCACCGTCAGCACCGCGGCGTCGGGGCGGGCCTCGGCCAGGGCGGCGGCGATGGAGCTGGTGCGCCGCAGGTGGCCAAGGCCGAAGCCGTCCTGGGAGTAGAGCATCACGCGAGGGCGCTCGCCGCCCGTCGCGCGGATCATCACCCTTCCCTCGGCCTGCGCCGCCCTCGCAGCGCAAGCGCGGAGAGCCCGAAGCCGCCGAGGAAGGCGGCGGCCACCGCCGTCGCGACCCCGAAGGCGGAGACGCCGGCACCCGGCCCGCCGTCGGTCACCGAGACCGCGGACGCCACCTGCGACCGTCTGGTGGGGTCGGCCACGCCCGGGCCCAGCACCACCAGCACGGCCCGCATCTTCCCCGGGTGGATGTTGCACCTGTAGCTGTAGCTCCCGGGCTTGGTGGGCGCGCTGAGCTTGGCGGACGCGCCCGGCTGGATCACGTTGGTGTCGAGCGGCAGGTCGTCGAACGTGGCCGTGTGAGCGACCTTGCCGCGGTTGGCGAAGGTCAGGGCCGCGCCCGGCGCCGCCGAGA encodes the following:
- a CDS encoding glycosyltransferase; translated protein: MIRATGGERPRVMLYSQDGFGLGHLRRTSSIAAALAEARPDAAVLTVADSPLGQFFGTVPQQDYVKLPSIVKLAPGDWRPVGLPLRFAQVHAMRRDLLRATALSFRPHLLLVDHMPHGAMGELRSTLKALRRSDVGTRIVLGLRDILDAPEVVRRRWALEAAYDALERYYDLVLVYGRQEVFDLAEQYGFPPTVAERLRYTGYVCAPGQGGDAAAVRAERTSGAGPGHALVVAMAGGGADGYPMLRAVLDALPAVRAEHACAAALVAGPFLPEPFLGELRERAGPHATVLESVRDPLSYMRAADVVASMAGYSTTVEVLRSGTPAVVIPRPGPSAEQRTRAGLFADRGWVRTVDPAHLSGESVASALLDSLGRGASGAVAPPPERPPVDGLGVAVGHLLALLDGGAAAQAPGPLLPVAGVSPTT